AAAGTGAGCATAGGCGAGGGGCAGACCATCCTCCAGCAGAACGATTTTATCGCCAAAGAGCTGGGTATGGACAAAGGGAACGTGCATCTGCAGTATGAGGGGCTCAATCCCTCCGGCTCTTTCAAGGATAACGGTATGACAGCGGCGTTCAGCCATGCGAGCCTCGTGGGGGCGAAGAGCTGCGCCTGCGCATCAACCGGCAATACCAGCGCAGCGGTTTCGCTGTATGCCCACAGCTGCGGGATGAAATGCACAGTTTTCATCGGGCAGGGGCGTATCGCCTTCGGCAAGCTCAGCCAGGCGATGGACTACGGCGCTCAGACAATCCAGATTGCAGGCGATTTCGACGACTGCATGAAGCAGGTGCAGGATGTCTGCACGAAGCTCAATATATACCTGCTCAACTCGCTCAACCCATTCCGCCTCGAAGGGCAGAAGACGATTATGTACCGCATTATCGAATCGCTCAACTGGCAGGTGCCTGACTGGATCATTGTGCCGGGCGGGAATCTCGGAAATTCCAGCTCTTTCGGGAAGGCATTCAAAGAGCTCAAAGACCTCGGCCTAATCGATAAAATCCCGCGGCTTGCAATCATCAATGCAAGCGGCGCTGATACGCTTTCGTATCTGGTAAATGAAAGAGGCCTCAAGTGGAACAGTGGATGGGTGGAGACAAAGGAAATCAATTCGCTCTACACTGATTTTACAGCGAAGAAATTTTCGCCGCATACTATCGCATCGGCTATCGAAATTTCAAGGCCGGTAAACCTCAAGAAGTGCCTTAGGTCAATCGAGATTTGCGACGGGCTCGTTATAGACCTGCCCGACGAGGAGATCAAAGACGCCAAAGCGATGATAGGCAAATACGGCCTCGGCTGCGAGCCGGCCTCAGCTGCTTCGGTTGCAGGGCTGAGAAGGCTCGTGCAGGACGGGACAATCAACCCGGGCGAGAAGGTGGCGTGCGTGCTCACTGGACATGCCCTCAAAGACCCCGATATAACCGTAAATTACCATACAAAGCGGGAAGGCGTGCTGAGCAATCCGCCTGTGGAAGTGCCGAATGATCTTGATAAAATTATCGATATAATCAAGGCTTAAGCAGTTTGGGCTTTATAGGGTGCAGTTGCTCCTTTGTTTATAAAAAACTTTGTGGTAGGAAAATTACTCACTAAACCACGAAGTTCTCGGAGGAATAAACTATATTACATTTAAAAACATCTGTGTAATCCGTGTTATCTGTGGATTATATATATTTCCTCTGCGTCCTTTTGTCCACTTATTCTCCACCTTCGGCGGACAGGCTCTCCGCCTGCGGCGGGTCTTCATGCGTGGCTCGGTTTAGATATCTCGTTTTGTGAAATCGCTGCGTAATACTAATGACAATCAGAGCCGTGCGTGGAGTCCGCCTGCGGCGGATTGCGAGTGGCAAAATCATTAGTGAAAAATTAGTGCAGATTAGCGGCTGAAAAATTTTCTCTCCGCCTTTTCCTATATTAAATATTTATCCTGTAAATCCTGTCAAAATTACATCTTCTCTCCGCTTCCTCCGATAACTCTCCGCCGCAGGCGGACTGGCTCTGTCAAAAAAAAATATCTCCAACATCAGAGCAGGATTATGTATTGCGTTTAAGCGTCCTTCCGGCAGAGAGCTTTCCCTCATTTATGTGCCTGTCCCCCTCCAAAGTAAATTTGATTTATACCGAGCCTGTCCGCCGGAGGCGGTCTAATCTCTGATGTAAAAGAGAGTTAAATATCGGAGGAAGCGGAGATAACGGAGAGGATTAAAAAATTAAAACTTCGCCTCCTCCAAATCATTAGTGAAAAATTAGCGGGAATTAGTGGTTCGACATACCCCTTAGTGAATCTTATCGATCCTCAGTGGCTGAGATATTTCAGAGCTGCTCAGCGGCTGAGCGTAAGGCCTCATTTACAAAAATCTTGTAATCAATACTACTGCAATTATAATGCTCATTTTTGCGAGCCCCTTGGCGGGTTGTATTGTTGAAGCCGCCCAATCGAATGAGAATTAAAGGTTTAATATGGCAAAACTTAACAAACTTGAAGATATTGTATCACTCTGCAAAAGACGCGGATTTATTTTCCAGTCCAGCGAAATCTACGGCGGTCTGGCAAGCTGCTACGACTACGGCCCGCTCGGCAGCGAGCTCAAGCGTAATGTCCGCAATGCGTGGTGGAAGAGCACTGTTCAGATGCGTGATGATGTTGTAGGCTTAGACAGCAGCATACTTATGCACCCGATGGTATGGAAGTCCTCCGGCCATGCAGACAAATTCGCTGATCTGATAACAGAATGCAGGAAATGCCATACAAGAACTCGAATAGACCACCTTCTCAACAAAGAGGGCAAAAAGGCCGAGGATATCGGGCAGGATCCCAGAATCACCTCAGATAAGGTATGTCCAAACTGCGGTGCGGCAGGCGAGTTTACCGAGCCGATGGCCTTCAAGCTTATGTTTGAAACTCAGATGGGTGCAAATTCCGATGATACGATGGCCGTTTATCTGCGTCCTGAAACCGCTCAGGGGATCTTTGCGAATTTCCGCAACGTTTTAGACAGCACGCGTGTGAAAGTCCCGTTCGGAATTGCCCAGATTGGCAAGAGCTTCAGGAACGAGGTTACAACGAAGGCCTTCATCTTCCGTACCCGCGAATTTGAACAGGCCGAGCTGGAATTCTTCTGCGAGCCGGGAACAGACGAGCAGTGGTACGAATTCTGGAAAGAGAAACGTTTCAACTGGTATGTTGAATACGGCATAAACAAAGACAATCTCCGCATGCGCGACCACGATGCAGACGAGCTCGCTCATTATGCAAAGGCTTGCGTTGATGTTGAATACCGATTCCCGTTCGGCAGCGGCGAGTGGCAGGAGCTCGAAGGCGTTGCAAACCGCACCGACTACGACCTCCGCAGACATCAGCAGGGGATGAGGAGTATGAACAACTTCATCGAGGCCGGCAGAGACCTTGCCAAAGTGGAGCTCAAAGACGAGCAGCCCGACTACCACAAAGGCCCGCTTTCTTTCTTCGATGAGCAGAAAAAGCAAAGATACATCCCGTATGTAATCGAGCCCAGCGCCGGAGTGGATAGAAGCACCCTCGCTTTTCTCGTGGATGCATACGACGAAGAAGAGGTGAAGGGCGAAACACGCAACCTCCTTCGTTTCCATCCAGACATAGCTCCGATAAAGGCAGCGGTATTTCCGCTGGTGAAGAAGGAGGGGATGCCCGAGATTGCCCACAATATCGTTGACAGTCTCCGTGCAAACTGGAACGTATTCTACGACGAAAAGGGCGCAATCGGCAGGCGATACCGCCGGCAGGACGAGGCAGGTACGCCTTTCTGCATTACAGTTGACGGGCAGGTGAAAGAAGACGGCACTGTAACCGTTCGCCACAGAGATACAATGGCGCAGGAAAGGGTGCATCAGGATAAGCTTCCGGCATACCTCTTTGAGAAAATGAATAGCTGGGGAAAAGAATAGCCGGCTCCGTTTCAAATTATTTTTTAGTATTCAAGGAATTAATACAATGAGTGAATCTGTTGATCAGCTTACCCAGCAGAGAAAGGCCAAGCTCGCAAAGCTTCGTGAGCTCGGTGTAGATCCCTACGGCAGCAGAGTTGAGGGTGTTGAGCCTTCAGCGGGCATAAGAGACAGATACATTGAAGACAGCGAAGACCAGAAGGCAAAGGCCGCAGGCAGGATTGTGCTTCTGCGAGATATTGGGAAACTTATTTTTATAACTCTCCGCGATTCTTCCGGCACTATTCAAATCGGCCTGAGCAAAAAGCGCGTGCAGGAGGATCAGTGGCCTGTTGCAAAATCTCTGGATCTTGGCGATATCCTCTTTGCAGACGGTCAGCTTGGAAGAACAAAAACAGGCGAGCTTACGATCTGGGCGGAAGAAATAAAAATCCTCTCTAAGGCCATCATCCAGCCGCCTGAAAAATTCCACGGCCTTCAGGATAGAGACCTCCGCTACCGCCAGCGGTATGTTGACCTCTGGGCGAATCCCGAGGTGATGCAGAAATTCAAGAAACGCAGCGATATAATCGCCTCAATCCGCAGTATGCTGATTGAGAAGGGGTTTTATGAAGTGGAAACGCCGATGATGCAGTCTATTGCAGGCGGGGCGGCAGCGAAGCCGTTTATAACCCACCACAACACCCTTGATATAGATATGTATCTCAGGATTGCCCCCGAGCTGTACCTGAAGCGTCTTCTGGTTGGCGGATTTGAGAAGGTCTTCGAGATTAACAGAAGCTATCGAAACGAAGGCCTCAGCACCCGCCACAACCCTGAATTTACAATGATGGAGCTCTATCAGGCATACAGCGATTATCTTGGTATGATGGATATTACAGAAGAGCTTGTTTCCAATATTATCGAAAAACACTGCGAAGGCTCAAAGCTCACATACGGCGATATGGAAATTGATTTCAGCACTCCGTGGAGAAGGGCGAGATACGCCGATCTTCTCAAGGAATATTCCGGCTGCGATATTGATGATGTTGAGGCTGTTCGCAAAAAGGCTGGCGAGCTTGGGATAAATGAGGCAGGGATGGATGATGCTGTTGTGATAAATGAGGTTTTTGAACAGACCGTAGAGCAGCATTTGGTTAATCCAACGTTTGTTATGGATTATCCTGCAGCTATCTGCCCGCTTACCAAAACAAAGCCCGAAAGCCCCGAGACAGCAGAGAGGTTTGAGCTTTTCTGCGCTAAAATGGAGGTGGGCAATGCTTATACAGAGCTCAACGATCCGGAAGTGCAGAGAAAAAACTTTATGAGCCAGCTCAGGGGCGAAGAGGATTCAATGGCCAAGATGGACGAAGATTTCCTCACAGCGCTTGAGTATGGTATGCCCCCGGCCGGCGGGCTGGGAATTGGTATAGACAGGCTGATTATGCTCCTTACCGATTCGCCCAGCATAAGGGATGTAATACTCTTTCCCGCACTCAAACCGCAGGCGGAAAACTCGTAAAATTATAATTTGAGGCGGGATAAGTGAGATTTTTTTCTTGAAAGCATTGCTTACTTCTCTAAAATAACTCGTCTTCATAAAAATCAGAAACTGTGAACTCTTTATTGCAGGAGAACAGATATGTCAAGAAAGTGTCAGCTAACAGGAAGAAAGACCTCTGTCGGACGCAGTATTGTCCGTCATGGTAAGCCAAAACGTCTCGGCGGTGTAGGTTTGAACATACGCGGAGTGAACAAAAGAAAATTCAAGCCGAATACCCAGAAAATGCGGGTTATGGTGGACGGTCAGGTCAAAAAGATAACTGTCTCTGCCAAAGCCGTGAAAAGCGGTCTGGTAGTCAAGCCGCCTAAGAGAAAGTATAATAAGGCAGCACAGGGCTGATTATCGGCTTAATCGAAGTTCAGAGCGGGGCTTTTTGAGTGAGTCTCGCTTTTTTACTTTTGATTATCCCACAAAAGCATTTAAAAGTTTATAAAACTTTTCTAATACTAACAAAATGCTTGACCTTTTACAATTTCAAAACTAAAATCTGACTGGTTCTAATTCGTCGGGTATGCCGGCGGTTATAGTTGCTAATAAAAACAATCGATATCAGGAGCAAGGCTTTGAGTACTTTAACAAAAACTTTAGCAGTACTTTTGTCAGTTTCAGCGATATTTCTTTGCGGGGCTGTGTTCATTTACGTTTCTAAGACAAACGACGTGAAGGCTGATTACGATCAGCTCAAGAGCGATTATAAAGTCCTTCAGGACAGCAAGAATGTGGCTGTTTCAAGTCTTAACGAGCAGAAAATGCAGATGCAGCAGCAGATTGACAAGCTTAAAGACAAGGTCAGCGAGCTCAATCAGCAGAAGGAGCAGGCGATGCTCGATCTGAAAAACGCTCAGAATAAGGCTGTTAAATGGCAGGACAGAGTGAACAGTCTATCAGGAATTGTAAAAGATTTTGAGCAGACTATCAGCGAAATGCACGCATCCCTCGAATCAACAAGAAATATGCTGCAAAAAGAGCAGGAGAAAACCCTCAAGCTCTCAAATATGCTCAACGAGAAAACTACCGCTCTGGATGAGCACATCGTGATGGTGCAGTCTCTCAAAGCTGAAAAGAGAAGGCTCAAGGAGCAAATGGCCTCTATGGAGAAAATGTTTGAGCAAAAGGAAAAAGCCCCCCAGCAGGCGCAGGCGGTTACTGTAGTGGAAGATAAGGCCAAGGCTCTGGAGCCTCGTTCTTATGCACCTGTTACAGGCCTCGTTTCAGAAGTGGGCGAGAGGCTCATTTCTGTGAGCGTCGGCAGTTCAGACGGGGTTAAGAAGGGTATGAAGCTTCATATTACAAGAGGCGAGAGCTTTGTTTGTGATATTGAAATTACAGATGTGGATGTCGAAAAGTCTGCCGGCGTAATTAAGCTTAAGAAATCTGCGCCGAAAGTGGGCGATACCGTTTCAACAGAACTGTAAGGAAAGGCTGGAAGCAGTTAAATGGCTAAAAAAGTTAAAAAAACGGCTCAAAGTGATATTTATACAGGATTTCTCGGAATAGCTTTCCTTTTTGTACTTACAACAGCAGTAATTGTGCTTATGGAATGTATTAACACATTCGGTGCCGAGAACCTGCTGAAGTTTAATTGATATAAGCTCGTTATTTAAGGCACGGGAAGGATACCCGTGCCTTTTTAATTATGCTAAGCATATCTTTTTCCTTCTGAAAGGGTCAATCTGTGATACTTGATACAATTCTTGGCTGGTTCAGTACAGATATGGGTATAGACTTAGGGACATGCAACACCCTGGTAACTGTACGAGGTGAGGGTATTAAGCTGAATGAACCTTCTGTTGTCGCAGTGCGCAAAGGCACAAACGTAGTTTTGAACAACGGCGAAGCAGTTGGGCTTGTGGCTAAGGATATGCTTGGAAAAACCCCCGGCTCCATTTCTGCAATACGTCCGCTCAAGGACGGTGTTATAAGTGATTTCGAAATCACCGAAGCTATGCTCGGCTACTTCATCCGCAAGGTTCACGGCAGGGGCGGTCTGCTCAGGCCGCAGGTTGTTATATCTGTTCCCAGCGGGATCACTGCCGTTGAGAGAAGAGCTGTGCGAGACAGCGCCGAACGGGCAGGTGCGAGGAAAGTGTTCCTGATCGACGAACCAATGGCAGCGGGCATCGGGGCAGGTCTTCCGATTACCGAGCCGACCGCTTCAATGATTGTGGATATAGGCGGTGGAACTACAGAAGTTGCGATTATGTCTCTTGCCGATATAAGCACATGCACAAGCCTTAGAGTTGGCGGGGACGATTTCGACGAAGCGATAATCAACCACCTCAAAAGAACATACAATCTCCTTATAGGTGAGTCGCGCGCTGAGCAGGTGAAGATTGAGCTCGGCTCTGCCGGTCCGCTTGAAGAAGAGATGACCATGGAAATAGCGGGAAGGGATACAATATCCGGCCTTCCCAGGAAGATTGTGATAACAAGCGAGGAGATAAGAGAGGCTCTAAAGGAGCCGGTATCTTCTATTATTGAATGTGTTACCCAAACTCTTGAAAAGGCCGAACCCGAACTCGCAGCAGACCTGATTGATAATGGAGTTCACATTTGCGGAGGCGGAGCTATACTCAGAGGTATGGATAAAGTGCTTGCTAACGCTACAGGGCTGAATGTGAATCTCGTTGAAGACCCGCTTACATGCGTAGCCAGAGGCACGTGCGTATTCCTTGAAAACCTCGAGAGCCTCAGGGAAAGCATCGATCAGGACAGCTATAACTGGGATTAACCCGTTTTCTGGCAAATCGCCGGAGGTCTTTATATAAAAGCAGAGTTATATGGCAAAACGCAAACAAAACTCGAGCAACAGCGCTATTTTCTGCAGCTTGCTCCTTGCCGGGGTTGCCCTGCTTATTTTGCCGCATAAGATTACTCGAAATCTAAATTCATTTTTCATTGAGCTGTTCAGGCCAGTTATTGGAATCGATATAAAGCTGCCCGGCAAGCCCTCAGGCGGCTCGCTTCACTCATCAGGCGATTATGTTTCAAAAAGCGAATACGACCACCTCTGGGCGGCATACCAGAACCTCTATGCAGACCTTCTCGAAGCCCAGAAGAGACTCGAGGAGGCAACTAAATTCCGCAGCTCAATGCCCAAAACAGGTGATATGTTCGTTATGGCTGATATAATCAAACGCGAGCAGGGGCAGAAAATACTCATCAACAGAGGCTCAATTGATGGAGTTGAGAAGGGGCAGTATGCATTCGCAGAGGGGGCGATAATTGGCAAAGTTACTGATATATCCAGCTCTTGGGCAAGGGTTACCCTCATTACAAACAACACGCTTCAGGTCCCTGTGCACATTGTCCGCCCGGGCAGAGAGGAGTACATCAGGGCGAATATGGTGGGCAACGGGCTGGATGCCTGCAAAATCCCATATATCTCAGCTGAGCTGGATGTAAAGCCCGGAGACTATGTCTATGCAAGCCCCGAGAAGAAGTATCTGGAAACTCCGAGGATAGCAGGCGTTGTTAAAACTGTGGTGGAAGATATGGAAGACCCGCTCATTTGGGATATTACAGTTGAGCCCTCAGCTGATTTTGAGAAATTGAAGAAGGTGGCGGTGATAGTGGTTGCCCCGGCTCAGGAGGTTTCGCAGAAATGAAGTGGCTCTTTTTCTCAATCACTGCCGGAATTGCTGTTTTGCTCAATTCAAGCGCTGCTATAGGCTATATCGAAATCAGCAGGTTCGATATACGTCCCGATCTTATGGTGCCTTTGCTGGGCTTTTTCTGCTATTCGCTCTCAAGGCGGGATGCCATCACAGCCGCCTTCGCTCTGGGCTTTCTTGCTGATGTTTCAAGCATTACGATGGGGCCTCATACGCTCGCTTTTCTTGTGGCAGGGACATTCTT
This window of the Sedimentisphaera salicampi genome carries:
- the thrC gene encoding threonine synthase — encoded protein: MAITAYQKCINPDCGAEFDRTEAIFKCPKCGDLLDIQYDWSRAELPAKMEDFSKRWANRNQRLDFSGVWRFRELLNFCEDEHKVSIGEGQTILQQNDFIAKELGMDKGNVHLQYEGLNPSGSFKDNGMTAAFSHASLVGAKSCACASTGNTSAAVSLYAHSCGMKCTVFIGQGRIAFGKLSQAMDYGAQTIQIAGDFDDCMKQVQDVCTKLNIYLLNSLNPFRLEGQKTIMYRIIESLNWQVPDWIIVPGGNLGNSSSFGKAFKELKDLGLIDKIPRLAIINASGADTLSYLVNERGLKWNSGWVETKEINSLYTDFTAKKFSPHTIASAIEISRPVNLKKCLRSIEICDGLVIDLPDEEIKDAKAMIGKYGLGCEPASAASVAGLRRLVQDGTINPGEKVACVLTGHALKDPDITVNYHTKREGVLSNPPVEVPNDLDKIIDIIKA
- a CDS encoding glycine--tRNA ligase — its product is MAKLNKLEDIVSLCKRRGFIFQSSEIYGGLASCYDYGPLGSELKRNVRNAWWKSTVQMRDDVVGLDSSILMHPMVWKSSGHADKFADLITECRKCHTRTRIDHLLNKEGKKAEDIGQDPRITSDKVCPNCGAAGEFTEPMAFKLMFETQMGANSDDTMAVYLRPETAQGIFANFRNVLDSTRVKVPFGIAQIGKSFRNEVTTKAFIFRTREFEQAELEFFCEPGTDEQWYEFWKEKRFNWYVEYGINKDNLRMRDHDADELAHYAKACVDVEYRFPFGSGEWQELEGVANRTDYDLRRHQQGMRSMNNFIEAGRDLAKVELKDEQPDYHKGPLSFFDEQKKQRYIPYVIEPSAGVDRSTLAFLVDAYDEEEVKGETRNLLRFHPDIAPIKAAVFPLVKKEGMPEIAHNIVDSLRANWNVFYDEKGAIGRRYRRQDEAGTPFCITVDGQVKEDGTVTVRHRDTMAQERVHQDKLPAYLFEKMNSWGKE
- the lysS gene encoding lysine--tRNA ligase gives rise to the protein MSESVDQLTQQRKAKLAKLRELGVDPYGSRVEGVEPSAGIRDRYIEDSEDQKAKAAGRIVLLRDIGKLIFITLRDSSGTIQIGLSKKRVQEDQWPVAKSLDLGDILFADGQLGRTKTGELTIWAEEIKILSKAIIQPPEKFHGLQDRDLRYRQRYVDLWANPEVMQKFKKRSDIIASIRSMLIEKGFYEVETPMMQSIAGGAAAKPFITHHNTLDIDMYLRIAPELYLKRLLVGGFEKVFEINRSYRNEGLSTRHNPEFTMMELYQAYSDYLGMMDITEELVSNIIEKHCEGSKLTYGDMEIDFSTPWRRARYADLLKEYSGCDIDDVEAVRKKAGELGINEAGMDDAVVINEVFEQTVEQHLVNPTFVMDYPAAICPLTKTKPESPETAERFELFCAKMEVGNAYTELNDPEVQRKNFMSQLRGEEDSMAKMDEDFLTALEYGMPPAGGLGIGIDRLIMLLTDSPSIRDVILFPALKPQAENS
- the rpmB gene encoding 50S ribosomal protein L28 codes for the protein MSRKCQLTGRKTSVGRSIVRHGKPKRLGGVGLNIRGVNKRKFKPNTQKMRVMVDGQVKKITVSAKAVKSGLVVKPPKRKYNKAAQG
- a CDS encoding rod shape-determining protein; this translates as MLDTILGWFSTDMGIDLGTCNTLVTVRGEGIKLNEPSVVAVRKGTNVVLNNGEAVGLVAKDMLGKTPGSISAIRPLKDGVISDFEITEAMLGYFIRKVHGRGGLLRPQVVISVPSGITAVERRAVRDSAERAGARKVFLIDEPMAAGIGAGLPITEPTASMIVDIGGGTTEVAIMSLADISTCTSLRVGGDDFDEAIINHLKRTYNLLIGESRAEQVKIELGSAGPLEEEMTMEIAGRDTISGLPRKIVITSEEIREALKEPVSSIIECVTQTLEKAEPELAADLIDNGVHICGGGAILRGMDKVLANATGLNVNLVEDPLTCVARGTCVFLENLESLRESIDQDSYNWD
- the mreC gene encoding rod shape-determining protein MreC; protein product: MAKRKQNSSNSAIFCSLLLAGVALLILPHKITRNLNSFFIELFRPVIGIDIKLPGKPSGGSLHSSGDYVSKSEYDHLWAAYQNLYADLLEAQKRLEEATKFRSSMPKTGDMFVMADIIKREQGQKILINRGSIDGVEKGQYAFAEGAIIGKVTDISSSWARVTLITNNTLQVPVHIVRPGREEYIRANMVGNGLDACKIPYISAELDVKPGDYVYASPEKKYLETPRIAGVVKTVVEDMEDPLIWDITVEPSADFEKLKKVAVIVVAPAQEVSQK
- the mreD gene encoding rod shape-determining protein MreD, translated to MKWLFFSITAGIAVLLNSSAAIGYIEISRFDIRPDLMVPLLGFFCYSLSRRDAITAAFALGFLADVSSITMGPHTLAFLVAGTFFSNAREFLSMDRVRNRAAAIFFLAIVIDILVIPLTGLKTEVQIIKPHLTLPAEAVYTAVIGAVIWQINIYAAGLFGVKRKR